A region from the Ctenopharyngodon idella isolate HZGC_01 chromosome 13, HZGC01, whole genome shotgun sequence genome encodes:
- the cdc42ep3 gene encoding cdc42 effector protein 3, whose product MPAKTPIYLKSNYSKKGKKCRLRDILSPDMISPPLGDFRHTIHIGKGGECDAFGDMSFLQGKFELLPGKGGLTRPQYGIHGEFMRANSASDASCIETPSPVLKNAISLPSIGGSQALTLPLISTTVFPMNQGHLSEPSTPQASSEDLEFLQMETLLQSISVFRSDPSPVPEEDEPLIDRMEMPEKPLAKKKMHNSENELETFLSVFVNENGDANGNFNNGNNGDSVFQYEQEMFGIKGDWADRDSGVEEGRLCDSDFEISKSKSHSQESLTQITGSLFSLELDLGPSILDDVLNIMNKPVS is encoded by the coding sequence ATGCCTGCCAAAACGCCAATCTACCTGAAATCCAACTACAGTAAGAAGGGGAAGAAATGTCGTCTGAGGGACATTTTATCGCCGGATATGATCAGCCCACCTCTCGGAGACTTTCGACACACTATCCACATTGGAAAGGGTGGTGAGTGCGACGCCTTCGGCGACATGTCGTTCCTACAAGGAAAGTTTGAGCTTCTACCAGGGAAAGGTGGTCTTACTCGACCTCAATATGGCATCCACGGGGAGTTCATGAGAGCTAATAGTGCCTCTGATGCATCTTGCATCGAAACTCCATCACCAGTCCTGAAGAACGCAATCTCGCTTCCATCCATCGGGGGCAGCCAAGCACTGACTCTACCTTTGATCTCCACCACTGTGTTTCCCATGAACCAGGGCCACCTGTCTGAGCCATCTACTCCTCAAGCCAGTTCTGAAGATCTGGAATTCCTGCAGATGGAGACCCTTCTTCAGTCCATCAGCGTCTTTAGGAGTGACCCCAGCCCCGTCCCGGAGGAGGACGAACCTTTGATCGACCGCATGGAGATGCCTGAGAAACCTCTTGCAAAAAAGAAGATGCACAACAGTGAAAACGAGCTTGAAACATTTTTGTCCGTCTTCGTTAATGAGAACGGCGATGCCAATGGGAACTTTAACAATGGTAACAACGGCGATTCAGTCTTCCAATACGAACAGGAGATGTTCGGCATCAAGGGCGACTGGGCGGACAGAGATAGTGGCGTGGAAGAGGGTCGACTATGTGATTCGGACTTTGAAATCTCCAAAAGCAAAAGCCACTCACAGGAGTCGCTCACACAAATCACAGGATCCCTTTTCTCTCTCGAACTCGACTTGGGCCCATCCATTTTGGATGACGTACTCAATATCATGAATAAGCCGGTGTCTTAG